A segment of the Bacillus alveayuensis genome:
AGGCTTGATAAATTTCTCGTTTTGAAACATTTCGATCTTTCGCTACTTGTTTGATAGCATCCTTTGAAGTAAAGCCTTTTTCCATATAATTTTCTATATGTTCAATGATTGTCAGCTCACTCCACCAATGATTTTCTCTTTGATTTAAATCATTTTCTTTGCTGCCCTCAATAATTATGCAAAATTCCCCTTTCATTTCATGTTCATTCACCCAAGCGATGCACTCAGAAATCGTACCTCTTATAAATTCCTCGTACTTTTTTGTCAATTCACGACAAAGAACGATATATCGGTTTCCAAAAATTTCATGCAACAGTTCAAGTGTTTCTTTCAGTCTATGTGGAGATTCATATAAAATAACCGTTTCTGAACGATGCTTTAATACTTCTAGCTGCTTTTTCTTTTCTTTTTTTTGACGATTCAAAAATCCATAAAAGTAAAACGGATTTGGATCTATACCAGAAGCAATTAATGCTGTTAAAGCAGCATTAGCACCTGGTAAAGGAATCACGTGAAACCCTTCCTCAATCACCTGTTTTACTAATTCACTCCCTGGGTCGGAAATGGTAGGCATCCCTGCATCACTAACTAGTGCTACTTTTTGTCCAGATTGCAATCGTTTTAATATTTTAGATCCACTGTGCTCCTTATTATGTTCATGGTAACTAATTATCGGTGTATTGATTTCAAAGTAATGGCAAAGTTTTTTCGTCTGCCTTGTATCTTCAGCAGCAATGATATCACACTCTTTTAATATGCGAACAGCACGAAAGGTCATATCTTCTAAATTTCCGATGGGGGTTGGAACAAGATAAAGAACTCCTTCATCCTCACGATGAAAAAAACTTTTTTGCAGTTGCATGATCAATTACTCACCACCCATAATATAACGCTCTTTATTTTTTCTAGATAATTTTTTAAAATAATATTCAGCTTTCATCGCTTCCTGTTTCGTGTCAAAACATTTATAGAAAATCAATTTAACAGGTCTTCTTGCTCTTGTATA
Coding sequences within it:
- a CDS encoding 16S rRNA (cytidine1402-2'-O)-methyltransferase (product_source=KO:K07056; cath_funfam=3.40.1010.10; cog=COG0313; ko=KO:K07056; pfam=PF00590; superfamily=53790; tigrfam=TIGR00096); its protein translation is MIMQLQKSFFHREDEGVLYLVPTPIGNLEDMTFRAVRILKECDIIAAEDTRQTKKLCHYFEINTPIISYHEHNKEHSGSKILKRLQSGQKVALVSDAGMPTISDPGSELVKQVIEEGFHVIPLPGANAALTALIASGIDPNPFYFYGFLNRQKKEKKKQLEVLKHRSETVILYESPHRLKETLELLHEIFGNRYIVLCRELTKKYEEFIRGTISECIAWVNEHEMKGEFCIIIEGSKENDLNQRENHWWSELTIIEHIENYMEKGFTSKDAIKQVAKDRNVSKREIYQAYHIDKEQ
- a CDS encoding putative endonuclease (product_source=KO:K07461; cath_funfam=3.40.1440.10; cog=COG2827; ko=KO:K07461; pfam=PF01541; smart=SM00465; superfamily=82771), which translates into the protein MEQSKHFFYVVECCDGSYYAGYTNHLERRLHMHNEGKGAKYTRARRPVKLIFYKCFDTKQEAMKAEYYFKKLSRKNKERYIMGGE